The Chryseobacterium nakagawai genome has a segment encoding these proteins:
- a CDS encoding chemotaxis protein CheB → MKSQSNTRLIVIGGSAGSLQVIIEMIKNLDDKINIPILLVIHRKAQSGDILRTLLQQFTRIPVVEVEDKTQLEENMIYIVPADYHLLFENNKNMSLDSSEKMNYSRPSIDVTFRSAAEIYGEYVIGVLLSGANADGVEGLNYIKKHNGKVWIQDPETAEVEYMPRHAIEEIDYDLIITPGTLASYIKQL, encoded by the coding sequence ATGAAGTCACAAAGCAATACGAGATTAATTGTTATCGGAGGATCAGCAGGAAGTCTTCAGGTTATTATTGAAATGATTAAAAATCTGGATGATAAAATTAATATTCCCATTTTGCTGGTAATTCACCGTAAAGCACAATCAGGAGATATTCTTAGGACTTTACTTCAGCAGTTTACAAGAATACCTGTTGTAGAGGTTGAGGATAAAACACAGCTTGAAGAGAATATGATATATATTGTTCCTGCCGATTATCACTTATTGTTTGAGAATAATAAAAATATGTCATTAGACAGTTCTGAGAAAATGAATTATTCGCGTCCTTCCATAGATGTGACATTCAGATCTGCAGCAGAGATTTATGGAGAATATGTAATTGGTGTTCTTTTATCTGGGGCTAATGCTGATGGAGTAGAAGGGCTAAATTATATTAAAAAGCACAATGGAAAAGTCTGGATTCAGGATCCTGAAACAGCAGAAGTGGAATATATGCCAAGACATGCTATAGAAGAAATTGATTATGATTTAATTATCACACCTGGTACTTTAGCAAGTTATATAAAACAATTATAA
- a CDS encoding helix-turn-helix domain-containing protein, with amino-acid sequence MTLIKKNMPVEMLVITRLLHQGLIELAYSDLDKRSKLIRITERGVLILENQMEKIRQDTHIVAGNLTYTEKMELIRILNKLDRFHYPIFSRNINSEQLINTVYDEYTFKIS; translated from the coding sequence ATGACCCTTATCAAAAAGAATATGCCTGTAGAAATGCTGGTCATTACCAGACTGCTGCATCAGGGACTTATTGAACTGGCATACTCTGATCTGGATAAAAGAAGTAAGCTGATCCGTATTACAGAAAGAGGGGTGCTGATCCTGGAAAACCAAATGGAAAAGATCCGCCAGGATACCCATATTGTTGCAGGAAATCTTACCTACACAGAAAAGATGGAACTCATACGAATCCTTAATAAGCTGGATCGTTTCCATTATCCGATTTTTTCACGAAACATCAATTCTGAACAGCTTATCAATACTGTGTATGACGAGTATACATTTAAAATTTCTTAG
- a CDS encoding response regulator, with protein MSKKKILIFDDDTAILEVITIIFEENGYDVKISETSHDIIEKVADYEPDVILMDNWIPKIGGVEATKLLKSKEAFRHIPVIYVTANNDIVALAAEAQADDYVSKPFNLDDLETMVAKHIKEQV; from the coding sequence ATGAGTAAAAAGAAAATTTTAATTTTTGATGATGATACAGCTATTTTAGAAGTGATCACCATCATATTTGAAGAAAATGGATATGATGTAAAAATCTCAGAAACATCACACGATATTATTGAGAAAGTAGCAGACTATGAGCCGGATGTTATTTTGATGGATAACTGGATCCCAAAAATCGGGGGAGTAGAAGCTACAAAACTTCTTAAAAGCAAAGAAGCATTTAGACACATTCCTGTAATTTATGTTACAGCCAATAATGATATTGTTGCCTTAGCAGCAGAAGCACAGGCAGATGATTATGTTTCAAAACCATTTAATTTGGATGATCTTGAAACAATGGTAGCAAAGCACATAAAAGAACAAGTCTGA